The proteins below come from a single Elgaria multicarinata webbii isolate HBS135686 ecotype San Diego chromosome 11, rElgMul1.1.pri, whole genome shotgun sequence genomic window:
- the LOC134405437 gene encoding olfactory receptor 14A16-like, translating to MLLKEQRLLNESSLSEFLLLEFSNVRELQILHFFAFLVFYLAAVAGNVLIISAVASDYHLHTPMYFFLMNLAILDVGQISVIYPKSMINALLNTRHISYSGCVAQVLLFLFFLLSDYFLLTVMAYDRYVAICNPLHYEMLMNKQACIQMVTIVWTSSILCAMLHTGGTFAPVLCSNVVDQFFCDIPQLIKHACSDLYWIEMGVLFFGCLIALGCFLFIVVTYVHIFTAVLRIPSVQGRQKAISTCLPHLIVFSILIFSGYFAYLKPTFNSASKLDLAFTLIYTMVPPLMNPLIYSMRNKEIKHALSKLLDLSNSSRNTWSSL from the coding sequence ATGCTTTTAAAGGAGCAACGTCTATTGAATGAATCCTCTCTGTCAGAGTTTCTTCTCCTGGAATTCTCAAATGTTCGGGAACTGCAGATTCTGCATTTCTTTGCATTTCTGGTTTTCtacctggcagcagtggcaggaaaTGTCCTCATCATCTCTGCAGTTGCCTCTGACTACCATTTACACACACCCATGTACTTCTTTCTGATGAACTTGGCCATCCTGGATGTGGGCCAAATTTCAGTCATTTACCCCAAATCTATGATCAATGCTCTTTTAAATACCAGACACATTTCTTATTCTGGATGTGTTGCTCAAGTCCtcctgtttctcttctttctgttaTCCGATTACTTTCTTCTCACAGTCATGGCATACGATCGGTATGTTGCCATTTGCAATCCATTACATTATGAGATGTTAATGAATAAGCAAGCGTGCATTCAAATGGTCACTATTGTATGGACAAGCAGCATTCTCTGTGCTATGTTACACACTGGAGGCACCTTTGCACCCGTATTATGCTCCAATGTTGTCGATCAGTTTTTCTGTGATATCCCACAGTTAATTAAGCATGCCTGCTCTGACTTGTACTGGATTGAAATGGGAGTTCTTTTCTTCGGTTGCCTCATTGCATTGGGCTGTTTTCTTTTCATTGTGGTGACTTACGTGCACATCTTCACTGCAGTGCTGAGAATCCCCTCTgtgcagggaaggcaaaaagctaTCTCCACTTGCCTTCCCCATCTCATTGTTTTCTCTATACTTATATTCAGTGGATATTTTGCTTATCTGAAGCCCACCTTTAATTCTGCTTCAAAACTGGATTTGGCATTTACTCTGATATATACCATGGTCCCTCCTTTGATGAATCCTTTAATCTACAGCATGAGGAACAAAGAGATAAAACATGCTTTATCAAAGCTATTGGATTTGAGTAACTCTTCTAGGAATACCTGGTCCAGTCTTTGA
- the LOC134405438 gene encoding olfactory receptor 14I1-like: MLLKEQNLMNESSLPEFLLLEFSNVRELQFLHFFAFLVFYLAAVAGNLLIISAVASDHHLHSPMYFFLMNLAIGDVGQVSVIYPQTMANSLMNWRHISYPGCVAQVLFFVLFAASDFSLLTVMAYDRYVAICKPLQYEMLMNKQACIQMVIAVWVISFFYGVLHTGGAFAPSFCSNIVNQFFCEIPELLKLACSDLYRIEIGVIFLSCTIGLGCFIFIVVTYVHIFKAVLRIPSMQGRQKAFSTCLPHLIVFSIFVFTGYFAYLKPTSNSASQLDLEFTLIYTMVPPLMNPLIYSMRNKDIKHALSKLLGLSYPPFFFLKKCILRNSMIRDKV; the protein is encoded by the coding sequence ATGCTTCTAAAGGAGCAAAATTTAATGAATGAATCATCTCTGCCAGAATTTCTTCTTCTGGAATTCTCAAATGTCCGGGAACTGCAGTTTCTGCACTTCTTTGCATTCCTTGTTTTTTACCTTGCAGCAGTTGCAGGAAATCTTCTCATTATCTCTGCAGTTGCCTCTGACCATCACTTACACAGCCCTATGTATTTCTTTCTGATGAATCTGGCTATAGGGGATGTGGGCCAAGTTTCAGTCATTTACCCCCAAACCATGGCCAATTCCCTTATGAACTGGAGACACATTTCATATCCGGGATGTGTTGCTCAAGTTCTCTTTTTTGTGTTATTTGCAGCATCTGATTTCTCCCTTCTGACAGTCATGGCGTATGATCGATATGTTGCCATTTGCAAACCGTTACAGTATGAGATGTTGATGAATAAGCAAGCCTGCATTCAAATGGTTATTGCTGTATGGGTCATTAGTTTTTTCTATGGTGTGTTACACACCGGAGGCGCCTTTGCACCCTCCTTTTGCTCCAATATTGTCAATCAGTTTTTCTGTGAAATCCCAGAGTTACTTAAGCTTGCCTGCTCTGACTTGTACCGGATTGAAATTGGGGTTATTTTCTTAAGTTGTACCATTGGGTTAGGCTGctttattttcattgttgtgaCTTACGTGCACATCTTTAAGGCAGTTCTGAGAATTCCCTCAatgcagggaaggcaaaaagctttcTCCACTTGCCTTCCCCATCTCATTGTTTTCTCCATATTTGTATTTACTGGATATTTTGCTTACCTCAAGCCCACCTCTAATTCTGCTTCACAGCTGGATTTGgaatttactctgatatatacCATGGTCCCTCCTTTGATGAATCCTTTAATCTACAGCATGAGGAACAAGGATATAAAACATGCTCTGTCGAAGCTATTGGGTTTGAGCTACCCTCCAttcttttttctgaaaaaatGTATTCTGCGTAACAGTATGATCAGAGACAAAGTATGA
- the LOC134405439 gene encoding olfactory receptor 14C36-like — translation MLLNEQNLMNESSVSDFLLLEFSKIRELQILHFLAFLVFYLAAVAGNVLIISAVVSNHRLHTPMYFFLMNLAMQDVGQVSVIFPKSMFNALLNSRHISYSGCVAQVFLFLFFLAADFSLLTVMAYDRYIAICKPLQYEMLMNKQACIQMMCAVWIVSIFYGVLHTGGTFASPFCSNVVNQFFCEIPELLKLACSDLYLIEIGAVVLSASVGLGCFVFIVVSYVHIFMAVLRIPSVQGRQKAFSTCLPHLVVFSIFASTGYFSYLKPTSNSTSHLDLAFTLIYSMVPPLMNPIIYSMRNKEIKRSLSKLLVLRYFSRNNFSILVLQR, via the coding sequence ATGCTTTTGAATGAGCAAAATTTAATGAATGAATCCTCTGTGTCTGACTTTCTTCTCCTGGAATTCTCAAAAATTCGAGAACTGCAGATTCTGCACTTCCTTGCCTTTCTTGTTTTCtacctggcagcagtggcaggaaaTGTCCTCATCATCTCTGCAGTTGTCTCTAATCACCGCTTACATACCCCCATGTACTTTTTTCTGATGAACTTGGCCATGCAGGATGTGGGCCAAGTTTCAGTCATTTTCCCCAAATCCATGTTCAATGCTCTCTTAAATTCGAGACATATTTCTTATTCTGGATGTGTTGCTCAAGtcttcctgtttctcttttttttagcAGCTGATTTCTCTCTTCTGACAGTCATGGCGTACGATCGGTACATTGCTATTTGCAAACCATTACAATATGAGATGTTGATGAATAAGCAAGCCTGCATTCAAATGATGTGTGCTGTATGGATTGTCAGCATTTTCTATGGTGTGTTACACACTGGAGGCACCTTTGCATCCCCCTTTTGCTCAAATGTTGTCAATCAGTTTTTCTGTGAAATCCCAGAGTTACTTAAGCTTGCCTGCTCTGACTTGTACCTAATAGAAATTGGTGCTGTTGTGTTAAGCGCTAGTGTTGGGTtaggctgttttgtttttattgttgtgagtTATGTACACATCTTCATGGCAGTGCTGAGAATCCCCTCTgtgcagggaaggcaaaaagctttcTCCACATGCCTTCCCCATCTCGTTGTTTTCTCCATATTTGCATCCACGGGATATTTTTCTTACCTCAAGCCCACTTCTAATTCCACCTCACATCTGGATTTGGCATTTACTCTGATATATTCCATGGTCCCACCATTGATGAATCCAATAATCTACAGCATGAGGAACAAGGAGATAAAACGTTCGCTATCTAAGCTATTGGTTTTGAGATACTTTTCTAGGAATAACTTCTCTATTCTTGTTCTGCAAAGATGA